From the Anguilla anguilla isolate fAngAng1 chromosome 6, fAngAng1.pri, whole genome shotgun sequence genome, one window contains:
- the LOC118229710 gene encoding unconventional myosin-IXb-like isoform X3 — MNVTNGNTASEEGGASGGGYVLFIYPRLQGHTAGCCKLVVPRGATAISVVQDAVATLGVGGGKLHELVEVREVGGVQHVLEGADCPVERVLLWPPHAQQPHPQSQGYYFHLQERSHGNSDHGDCPLSEEGIDNLCDLPILTEASILANLRTRFHSNQIYTYAGGVLLAVNPFRFLPVYNPKYVKLYDGHRPGQLAPHVFAVADLAFYSMLRQGASQCVVLTGESGSGKTQSANFLLHCLTALSRKGYANGVERTVLGAGPVLEAFGNAKTAQNDNSSRFGKLIQAHYLESGVVRGALLHRYLLEKSRVVSREPCERNYHVFYYMLAGASEEERRELKLLQPQDYLYLTQVSPVQDSCLASEYNRLQQAMEMVGFLPPTRRQIFSVLSAILYLGNLTYTCRETDTDQGLEVGPGEALNTLSRLLQVKQEMLVEVLTKRKILKAKNTLSFPYSQSEAIAVRDSMAKALYSALFDRIILRINHSLLNRKDITDPALFEHQCLFIGILDLFGFEKCRANGFEQFCINYASELLQYYFNQHIFELEQEEYQTEGLTWQTINYRDNSGCIHLFNSQPHGLIHLLYEENSSPQATDRTLLDRFEQEHHGNPFFWATPTGELAFVIQHFPGKVKYQIKDFRVKDADRVPAGVIALLKHSDRAFVRSLVRTDPVAVFRWGVVRAIVRIIAAFKQAGLRLANRNAGQRWRGSRTPIGQLRRKSSTMVEQLQSRRSLLEFSFDRSEDHPLEIMEDIFASYERRKKSKGNRQKQIIPKNLISTRSLQCIVGLTLRDPTMPLHMPCTSAQFQVSLCKLLQTLKRAHPFFIQCIRSNAEKKEMCFDDELVLAQLQYSGLLQTVRMQKAGYSAKFTFQEFTETFQVLLPKARAAEPQRDILALLQEAGLDSSTYQIGKTKVLLRAAQWQMLQERQSLELQRMIVVLQRWYRARHERREFQRKRVAAIIIQRWWRGISEESRHQAAAMIQALWRGSQQRAGYLKQRASIIKMQALVRASSARRRCQYLKNEQEGGAQDKGAEPGEVGMARSPPLQKASTSQRTPEGKELQRQDSLGYEAPPPPQVKGQGATNAAETRAAQLEKEEGKKRGEMDGPPCPASPGTLQRYYKHTAMKKKAAKWRERRSEGGFLDSSPQILNLKDKRTEDLMSRGLSLSLDNVSTLSSSESDSPATEKSTEETKSLPEATPESSKVTIPRRRSSGSSPVSPGRPGFLSRLLRKRTNRELHHRPVEPAVTPTQARGLGWSPAAPLRPSSGHSRRNPSIRISRATRVSEQWNASLEREITSTSELWHLDEFLGNQVNELRSRGKQLSTAENIFLSATMAFRETIKGMYSLSKPQIRYKGLMRNYKDKVTSLAGQKQEAEVKLVLNLFQSVLDGFVRGEMRREDSLPTKPSKKEKSSSKDKFESVLDHTLRTYQVNIMQSCDQCGSYIWGMEKAFMCCSCKMICHKKCLSKISTDCSTLCAKKYDGETDTLQFGVRVSLLISSSNPVPIVMEKMLGHVEMNGLYTEGIYRKSGSASRARELHQVLDSDVQSVCLEDYPIHTITSLVKKWLRELPDPLMTFTHYDDFLRAVELPEKREKLRRLYKVLEQLPPANFNTLERLFFHLVIVAKEEKHNRMTSNSLAIVFAPCLLRSPNTSDPFMCMNDIGKTTMCVEMLINEQLRRYTEKMGEIEQLELAEAMAINQLKRQNTVLEKAPEAATLEPPDMEERSLMERIKSIKQEKDELACRLPELEQPGSDHENLDSVSLLSCESLLDIRFRSPCAEGSKSGKEVTSGTPHPTPASNQEPSRRHAVQSMYVTPSQGPASEACKPAQQTGRTLSETDIPYIDEDM; from the exons ATGAATGTGACCAATGGCAACACAGCAtcagaggagggcggggccagtgggGGGGGCTACGTCTTGTTCATCTACCCCAGACTTCAGGGGCACACGGCAGGCTGCTGCAAGCTGGTGGTCCCCCGGGGTGCGACAGCGATCAGTGTGGTGCAGGATGCTGTGGCAACGCTGGGGGTAGGCGGGGGGAAGCTGCATGAGCtggtggaggtgagggaggtgggCGGAGTGCAGCATGTGCTGGAAGGGGCAGACTGCCCTGTGGAGAGGGTCCTCCTGTGGCCCCCCCACGCCCAGCAGCCACACCCCCAGAGTCAGGGGTACTACTtccacctgcaggagcgcagcCATGGCAACAGTGACCATGGCGACTGCCCCCTCTCAGAGGAGGGCATCGACAACCTGTGCGACCTGCCCATCCTGACCGAGGCTAGCATCCTGGCCAACCTGCGAACCCGTTTCCACAGCAACCAGATCTACACCTACGCCGGCGGCGTCCTGCTGGCTGTTAACCCCTTCAGGTTCCTGCCGGTGTACAACCCCAAGTACGTGAAGCTGTACGACGGGCACCGGCCCGGGCAGCTGGCACCCCACGTGTTCGCCGTGGCGGACCTGGCCTTCTACAGCATGCTGCGCCAGGGCGCCAGCCAGTGCGTCGTCCTCACCGGGGAGAGCGGCTCCGGGAAGACACAGAGCGCCAACTTCCTGCTCCACTGCCTGACCGCGCTCAGCCGCAAGGGCTACGCCAATGGCGTGGAGCGCACCgtcctgggggcggggcctgtgctGGAG gcatTTGGCAATGCAAAGACGGCTCAAAATGACAACTCCAGCCGCTTTGGGAAGCTGATCCAGGCACACTACCTGGAGAGTGGAGTAGTACGAGG GGCATTGCTTCACAGATACCTGCTGGAGAAGAGTCGTGTCGTCTCCAGGGAGCCCTGCGAAAG gaatTACCACGTGTTCTACTACATGTTAGCTGGGGCgtcagaggaggagaggcgggAACTCAAGCTTCTACAGCCACAAGATTACCTGTATCTCACCCAG GTGTCCCCTGTACAGGACTCATGTCTGGCTTCAGAGTATAACAGGCTGCAGCAGGCTATGGAGATGGTGGGATTCCTCCCTCCCACCAGGAGACA gaTTTTCTCAGTGCTGTCGGCCATCTTGTACCTGGGCAACCTGACTTACACCTGCAGAGAAACCGACACAGACcaggggctggaggtggggCCAGGGGAGGCCCTCAACACACTGTCCCGCCTCCTGcag GTAAAACAGGAAATGCTGGTGGAGGTGCTGACTAAGAGGAAAATACTGAAGGCCAAAAACACACTCAGCTTTCCCTACAGCCAGAGCGAG GCCATTGCTGTTCGTGACTCTATGGCAAAGGCTCTATATAGCGCCTTGTTTGACAGGATCATCCTTCGCATCAACCACTCCCTGCTCAACAGGAAAGACATCACGGACCCTGCATTG tttgaGCACCAGTGTTTGTTCATTGGAATCCTGGACCTGTTTGGATTTGAGAAGTGCAGAGCCAATGGTTTCGAGCAGTTCTGTATTAACTACGCCAGTGAGCTGCTGCAGTACTACTTCAACCAACACATCTTTGAGCTGGAGCAG GAGGAGTACCAGACAGAAGGACTTACCTGGCAGACCATCAACTACAGGGACAACAGTGGCTGCATCCACCTGTTCAACAGTCAGCCCCATGGCCTGATCCACCTGCTGTATGAGGAGAACag ctctcctCAGGCCACAGATAGAACCCTCCTGGACAGATTTGAGCAGGAACACCATGGCAACCCCTTCTTCTGGGCCACGCCCACGGGAGAGCTAGCGTTCGTCATCCAGCACTTCCCCGGAAAAGTGAAATACCAGATCAAG GATTTCCGGGTGAAGGATGCGGACCGTGTCCCGGCGGGTGTGATCGCACTGCTGAAGCACAGTGACCGGGCGTTTGTGAGGTCACTGGTGAGGACCGATCCCGTGGCCGTGTTCCGCTGGGGCGTGGTCCGAGCCATCGTCCGCATCATCGCTGCCTTTAAGCAGGCTGGCCTCCGCCTGGCTAATAGGAATGCAG GTCAGAGGTGGCGCGGGTCTCGGACTCCGATTGGGCAGCTGCGGAGGAAGTCCAGCACCATGGTGGAGCAGTTACAGAG CCGCCGCTCTCTGCTGGAATTTTCCTTCGACCGGTCTGAGGATCACCCTCTGGAGATCATGGAGGACATCTTCGCCAGCTATGAGAGGAGGAa gaagaGTAAAGGCAACAGGCAGAAGCAGATCATTCCCAAG AATCTGATTAGCACGCGCTccctgcagtgcattgtgggtttgACGCTGCGTGACCCCACCATGCCCCTGCACATGCCCTGCACCAGTGCCCAGTTCCAG GTGTCCCTGTGTAAACTCCTGCAGACTCTGAAGCGAGCCCATCCTTTCTTTATCCAGTGCATCCGCTCCAATGCTGAGAAG AAGGAGATGTGCTTCGATGATGAGCTGGTTCTGGCCCAGCTGCAGTACTCAGGCCTGCTGCAGACAGTGCGCATGCAGAAGGCAGGATACAGCGCCAAGTTCACCTTCCAG gAGTTCACAGAGACGTTCCAGGTGCTGCTGCCCAAAGCTCGTGCAGCTGAGCCCCAGAGAGACATCCTGGCCCTGCTACAGGAGGCCGGCTTGGACTCCTCCACCTATCAGATCGGCAAAACCAAG gtgcTCCTGCGGGCGGCGCAGTGGCAGATGCTGCAGGAGAGGCAGAGTTTGGAGCTGCAGCGCATGATCGTCGTGCTGCAGCGCTGGTACCGCGCAAGACACGAGAGGAGGGAGTTCCAACGCAAGAGGGTGGCGGCCATCATTATCCAG CGATGGTGGCGGGGCATCAGCGAGGAGAGCCGTCACCAGGCAGCTGCCATGATCCAGGCGCTGTGGCGCGGGTCCCAGCAGCGGGCGGGGTACCTAAAGCAGCGCGCCAGCATCATCAAGATGCAGGCTCTGGTGAGGGCCAGCTCAGCACGACGGAG GTGCCAGTACCTGAAGAATGAGCAGGAGGGTGGGGCTCAGGAtaagggggcggagcccggaGAGGTAGGCATGGCCAGATCCCCACCACTCCAAAAGGCCTCTACCTCCCAGAGGACCCCAGAGGGGAAGGAACTCCAGCGGCAAGACAGCCTGGGGtacgaggccccgccccctccacaggtcaaaggtcagggggcCACCAATGCAGCAGAGaccagagcagcacagctggagaaggaggaggggaagaagaggggagagatggaTGGCCCTCCCTGCCCTGCCTCCCCTGGTACCCTGCAGCGCTACTACAAGCATACCGCCATGAAGAAAAAGGCCGccaaatggagggagagaaggagtgagGGAGGCTTCCTGGACTCCAGCCCTCAGATCCTCAACCTGAAGGACAAACGGACCGAAGACTTAAT GTCTCGCGGTCTCTCCTTGTCTCTGGACAACGTTTCCACACTCAGCTCCTCTGAGTCTGACAGCCCAGCTACTGAAAAATCTACGGAAGAG acCAAGTCCCTGCCAGAAGCAACTCCTGAAAGCTCAAAGGTCACGATCCCCAGGAGGAGGTCCAGTGGGAGTTCACCAGTCAGCCCAGGAAG GCCAGGTTTTCTGAGTCGTCTTCTGAGGAAACGAACCAACAGAGAGCTGCACCACAGGCCTGTGGAACCTGCTGTGACCCCAACGCAGGCCAGAGGGCTGG GTTGGAGTCCTGCTGCCCCCCTTCGGCCCTCCAGTGGGCACAGCCGCCGGAACCCCTCCATCCGGATCAGCCGCGCCACCCGCGTCTCCGAGCAGTGGAACGCGTCCCTGGAGCGTGAGATCACTAGCACCAGCGAGCTCTGGCACCTGGATGAGTTCCTCGGCAACCAG GTGAATGAGCTTCGCTCTCGGGGCAAGCAGCTCTCTACAGCAGAGAATATCTTCCTCAGTGCCACCATGGCGTTTAGGGAGACTATTAAGGGCATGTACTCCCTATCG aAGCCACAGATCCGCTACAAAGGGCTGATGAGAAACTATAAGGACAAGGTGACCAGCCTGGCGGGACAGAAGCAGGAGGCCGAGGTCAAGCTGGTGTTGAACCTGTTCCAGTCCGTCCTGGATGGCTTCGTTCGCGGGGAGATGCGGAGAGAGGACTCCCTGCCCACTAAG ccttcaaaaaaagaaaagagttcATCAAAAGACAAGTTT GAAAGTGTCCTTGACCACACCCTCCGGACCTATCAGGTCAACATcatgcagtcatgtgaccagtgTGGCTCCTACATCTGGGGCATGGAGAAGGCCTTCATGTGCTGCT cTTGTAAAATGATTTGTCACAAGAAATGCTTGTCAAAGATCTCCACAGACTGTTCCACCCTTTGCGCCAAGAAA TATGACGGTGAAACTGACACTCTGCAGTTTGGAGTGCGAGTGTCCCTCCTGATCAGCAGCTCGAACCCAGTGCCCATCGTCATGGAGAAGATGTTGGGGCATGTGGAGATGAACGGGCTGTACACCGAGGGCATCTACCGGAAATCCGGCTCTGCGAGCCGTGCCAGGGAGCTGCATCAGGTGCTGGACAGCG aCGTGCAGAGTGTTTGCCTGGAGGACTATCCCATCCACACCATCACCAGTCTGGTGAAAAAGTGGCTGAGGGAGCTTCCTGACCCCCTGATGACCTTCACCCACTATGATGACTTCCTGCGGGCTGTAG agctgCCGGAAAAGCGTGAGAAGCTGCGCCGATTATACAAAGTGCTGGAGCAGCTTCCTCCTGCCAACTTCAACACTCTGGAGCGCCTCTTCTTCCACCTGGTCAT AGTGGCCAAAGAGGAGAAGCACAACCGCATGACCTCCAACTCGCTGGCCATCGTCTTTGCCCCCTGTCTCCTGCGCTCACCCAATACCTCTGACCCCTTCATGTGCATGAACGACATCGGGAAGACCACCAT
- the LOC118229710 gene encoding unconventional myosin-IXb-like isoform X1: MNVTNGNTASEEGGASGGGYVLFIYPRLQGHTAGCCKLVVPRGATAISVVQDAVATLGVGGGKLHELVEVREVGGVQHVLEGADCPVERVLLWPPHAQQPHPQSQGYYFHLQERSHGNSDHGDCPLSEEGIDNLCDLPILTEASILANLRTRFHSNQIYTYAGGVLLAVNPFRFLPVYNPKYVKLYDGHRPGQLAPHVFAVADLAFYSMLRQGASQCVVLTGESGSGKTQSANFLLHCLTALSRKGYANGVERTVLGAGPVLEAFGNAKTAQNDNSSRFGKLIQAHYLESGVVRGALLHRYLLEKSRVVSREPCERNYHVFYYMLAGASEEERRELKLLQPQDYLYLTQVSPVQDSCLASEYNRLQQAMEMVGFLPPTRRQIFSVLSAILYLGNLTYTCRETDTDQGLEVGPGEALNTLSRLLQVKQEMLVEVLTKRKILKAKNTLSFPYSQSEAIAVRDSMAKALYSALFDRIILRINHSLLNRKDITDPALFEHQCLFIGILDLFGFEKCRANGFEQFCINYASELLQYYFNQHIFELEQEEYQTEGLTWQTINYRDNSGCIHLFNSQPHGLIHLLYEENSSPQATDRTLLDRFEQEHHGNPFFWATPTGELAFVIQHFPGKVKYQIKDFRVKDADRVPAGVIALLKHSDRAFVRSLVRTDPVAVFRWGVVRAIVRIIAAFKQAGLRLANRNAGQRWRGSRTPIGQLRRKSSTMVEQLQSRRSLLEFSFDRSEDHPLEIMEDIFASYERRKKSKGNRQKQIIPKNLISTRSLQCIVGLTLRDPTMPLHMPCTSAQFQVSLCKLLQTLKRAHPFFIQCIRSNAEKKEMCFDDELVLAQLQYSGLLQTVRMQKAGYSAKFTFQEFTETFQVLLPKARAAEPQRDILALLQEAGLDSSTYQIGKTKVLLRAAQWQMLQERQSLELQRMIVVLQRWYRARHERREFQRKRVAAIIIQRWWRGISEESRHQAAAMIQALWRGSQQRAGYLKQRASIIKMQALVRASSARRRCQYLKNEQEGGAQDKGAEPGEVGMARSPPLQKASTSQRTPEGKELQRQDSLGYEAPPPPQVKGQGATNAAETRAAQLEKEEGKKRGEMDGPPCPASPGTLQRYYKHTAMKKKAAKWRERRSEGGFLDSSPQILNLKDKRTEDLMSRGLSLSLDNVSTLSSSESDSPATEKSTEEVRVRLRRRSKRKRRLAHARSGLMFKSVALEDAECWTFPLPPISPAPSGKPNPPSHSEPDGLPHSKPCVQTKSLPEATPESSKVTIPRRRSSGSSPVSPGRPGFLSRLLRKRTNRELHHRPVEPAVTPTQARGLGWSPAAPLRPSSGHSRRNPSIRISRATRVSEQWNASLEREITSTSELWHLDEFLGNQVNELRSRGKQLSTAENIFLSATMAFRETIKGMYSLSKPQIRYKGLMRNYKDKVTSLAGQKQEAEVKLVLNLFQSVLDGFVRGEMRREDSLPTKPSKKEKSSSKDKFESVLDHTLRTYQVNIMQSCDQCGSYIWGMEKAFMCCSCKMICHKKCLSKISTDCSTLCAKKYDGETDTLQFGVRVSLLISSSNPVPIVMEKMLGHVEMNGLYTEGIYRKSGSASRARELHQVLDSDVQSVCLEDYPIHTITSLVKKWLRELPDPLMTFTHYDDFLRAVELPEKREKLRRLYKVLEQLPPANFNTLERLFFHLVIVAKEEKHNRMTSNSLAIVFAPCLLRSPNTSDPFMCMNDIGKTTMCVEMLINEQLRRYTEKMGEIEQLELAEAMAINQLKRQNTVLEKAPEAATLEPPDMEERSLMERIKSIKQEKDELACRLPELEQPGSDHENLDSVSLLSCESLLDIRFRSPCAEGSKSGKEVTSGTPHPTPASNQEPSRRHAVQSMYVTPSQGPASEACKPAQQTGRTLSETDIPYIDEDM; this comes from the exons ATGAATGTGACCAATGGCAACACAGCAtcagaggagggcggggccagtgggGGGGGCTACGTCTTGTTCATCTACCCCAGACTTCAGGGGCACACGGCAGGCTGCTGCAAGCTGGTGGTCCCCCGGGGTGCGACAGCGATCAGTGTGGTGCAGGATGCTGTGGCAACGCTGGGGGTAGGCGGGGGGAAGCTGCATGAGCtggtggaggtgagggaggtgggCGGAGTGCAGCATGTGCTGGAAGGGGCAGACTGCCCTGTGGAGAGGGTCCTCCTGTGGCCCCCCCACGCCCAGCAGCCACACCCCCAGAGTCAGGGGTACTACTtccacctgcaggagcgcagcCATGGCAACAGTGACCATGGCGACTGCCCCCTCTCAGAGGAGGGCATCGACAACCTGTGCGACCTGCCCATCCTGACCGAGGCTAGCATCCTGGCCAACCTGCGAACCCGTTTCCACAGCAACCAGATCTACACCTACGCCGGCGGCGTCCTGCTGGCTGTTAACCCCTTCAGGTTCCTGCCGGTGTACAACCCCAAGTACGTGAAGCTGTACGACGGGCACCGGCCCGGGCAGCTGGCACCCCACGTGTTCGCCGTGGCGGACCTGGCCTTCTACAGCATGCTGCGCCAGGGCGCCAGCCAGTGCGTCGTCCTCACCGGGGAGAGCGGCTCCGGGAAGACACAGAGCGCCAACTTCCTGCTCCACTGCCTGACCGCGCTCAGCCGCAAGGGCTACGCCAATGGCGTGGAGCGCACCgtcctgggggcggggcctgtgctGGAG gcatTTGGCAATGCAAAGACGGCTCAAAATGACAACTCCAGCCGCTTTGGGAAGCTGATCCAGGCACACTACCTGGAGAGTGGAGTAGTACGAGG GGCATTGCTTCACAGATACCTGCTGGAGAAGAGTCGTGTCGTCTCCAGGGAGCCCTGCGAAAG gaatTACCACGTGTTCTACTACATGTTAGCTGGGGCgtcagaggaggagaggcgggAACTCAAGCTTCTACAGCCACAAGATTACCTGTATCTCACCCAG GTGTCCCCTGTACAGGACTCATGTCTGGCTTCAGAGTATAACAGGCTGCAGCAGGCTATGGAGATGGTGGGATTCCTCCCTCCCACCAGGAGACA gaTTTTCTCAGTGCTGTCGGCCATCTTGTACCTGGGCAACCTGACTTACACCTGCAGAGAAACCGACACAGACcaggggctggaggtggggCCAGGGGAGGCCCTCAACACACTGTCCCGCCTCCTGcag GTAAAACAGGAAATGCTGGTGGAGGTGCTGACTAAGAGGAAAATACTGAAGGCCAAAAACACACTCAGCTTTCCCTACAGCCAGAGCGAG GCCATTGCTGTTCGTGACTCTATGGCAAAGGCTCTATATAGCGCCTTGTTTGACAGGATCATCCTTCGCATCAACCACTCCCTGCTCAACAGGAAAGACATCACGGACCCTGCATTG tttgaGCACCAGTGTTTGTTCATTGGAATCCTGGACCTGTTTGGATTTGAGAAGTGCAGAGCCAATGGTTTCGAGCAGTTCTGTATTAACTACGCCAGTGAGCTGCTGCAGTACTACTTCAACCAACACATCTTTGAGCTGGAGCAG GAGGAGTACCAGACAGAAGGACTTACCTGGCAGACCATCAACTACAGGGACAACAGTGGCTGCATCCACCTGTTCAACAGTCAGCCCCATGGCCTGATCCACCTGCTGTATGAGGAGAACag ctctcctCAGGCCACAGATAGAACCCTCCTGGACAGATTTGAGCAGGAACACCATGGCAACCCCTTCTTCTGGGCCACGCCCACGGGAGAGCTAGCGTTCGTCATCCAGCACTTCCCCGGAAAAGTGAAATACCAGATCAAG GATTTCCGGGTGAAGGATGCGGACCGTGTCCCGGCGGGTGTGATCGCACTGCTGAAGCACAGTGACCGGGCGTTTGTGAGGTCACTGGTGAGGACCGATCCCGTGGCCGTGTTCCGCTGGGGCGTGGTCCGAGCCATCGTCCGCATCATCGCTGCCTTTAAGCAGGCTGGCCTCCGCCTGGCTAATAGGAATGCAG GTCAGAGGTGGCGCGGGTCTCGGACTCCGATTGGGCAGCTGCGGAGGAAGTCCAGCACCATGGTGGAGCAGTTACAGAG CCGCCGCTCTCTGCTGGAATTTTCCTTCGACCGGTCTGAGGATCACCCTCTGGAGATCATGGAGGACATCTTCGCCAGCTATGAGAGGAGGAa gaagaGTAAAGGCAACAGGCAGAAGCAGATCATTCCCAAG AATCTGATTAGCACGCGCTccctgcagtgcattgtgggtttgACGCTGCGTGACCCCACCATGCCCCTGCACATGCCCTGCACCAGTGCCCAGTTCCAG GTGTCCCTGTGTAAACTCCTGCAGACTCTGAAGCGAGCCCATCCTTTCTTTATCCAGTGCATCCGCTCCAATGCTGAGAAG AAGGAGATGTGCTTCGATGATGAGCTGGTTCTGGCCCAGCTGCAGTACTCAGGCCTGCTGCAGACAGTGCGCATGCAGAAGGCAGGATACAGCGCCAAGTTCACCTTCCAG gAGTTCACAGAGACGTTCCAGGTGCTGCTGCCCAAAGCTCGTGCAGCTGAGCCCCAGAGAGACATCCTGGCCCTGCTACAGGAGGCCGGCTTGGACTCCTCCACCTATCAGATCGGCAAAACCAAG gtgcTCCTGCGGGCGGCGCAGTGGCAGATGCTGCAGGAGAGGCAGAGTTTGGAGCTGCAGCGCATGATCGTCGTGCTGCAGCGCTGGTACCGCGCAAGACACGAGAGGAGGGAGTTCCAACGCAAGAGGGTGGCGGCCATCATTATCCAG CGATGGTGGCGGGGCATCAGCGAGGAGAGCCGTCACCAGGCAGCTGCCATGATCCAGGCGCTGTGGCGCGGGTCCCAGCAGCGGGCGGGGTACCTAAAGCAGCGCGCCAGCATCATCAAGATGCAGGCTCTGGTGAGGGCCAGCTCAGCACGACGGAG GTGCCAGTACCTGAAGAATGAGCAGGAGGGTGGGGCTCAGGAtaagggggcggagcccggaGAGGTAGGCATGGCCAGATCCCCACCACTCCAAAAGGCCTCTACCTCCCAGAGGACCCCAGAGGGGAAGGAACTCCAGCGGCAAGACAGCCTGGGGtacgaggccccgccccctccacaggtcaaaggtcagggggcCACCAATGCAGCAGAGaccagagcagcacagctggagaaggaggaggggaagaagaggggagagatggaTGGCCCTCCCTGCCCTGCCTCCCCTGGTACCCTGCAGCGCTACTACAAGCATACCGCCATGAAGAAAAAGGCCGccaaatggagggagagaaggagtgagGGAGGCTTCCTGGACTCCAGCCCTCAGATCCTCAACCTGAAGGACAAACGGACCGAAGACTTAAT GTCTCGCGGTCTCTCCTTGTCTCTGGACAACGTTTCCACACTCAGCTCCTCTGAGTCTGACAGCCCAGCTACTGAAAAATCTACGGAAGAG GTGCGTGTGCGTCTTCGCCGGCGGTCGAAGCGTAAACGGCGCCTCGCTCATGCGCGTAGCGGCCTGATGTTTAAGAGTGTGGCGCTGGAGGACGCAGAGTGCTGGACCTTCCCCCTGCCACCCATCAGCCCTGCCCCCTCTGGCaagcccaaccccccctcccacagcgAGCCCGATGGGCTGCCACACTCCAAGCCCTGCGTGCAG acCAAGTCCCTGCCAGAAGCAACTCCTGAAAGCTCAAAGGTCACGATCCCCAGGAGGAGGTCCAGTGGGAGTTCACCAGTCAGCCCAGGAAG GCCAGGTTTTCTGAGTCGTCTTCTGAGGAAACGAACCAACAGAGAGCTGCACCACAGGCCTGTGGAACCTGCTGTGACCCCAACGCAGGCCAGAGGGCTGG GTTGGAGTCCTGCTGCCCCCCTTCGGCCCTCCAGTGGGCACAGCCGCCGGAACCCCTCCATCCGGATCAGCCGCGCCACCCGCGTCTCCGAGCAGTGGAACGCGTCCCTGGAGCGTGAGATCACTAGCACCAGCGAGCTCTGGCACCTGGATGAGTTCCTCGGCAACCAG GTGAATGAGCTTCGCTCTCGGGGCAAGCAGCTCTCTACAGCAGAGAATATCTTCCTCAGTGCCACCATGGCGTTTAGGGAGACTATTAAGGGCATGTACTCCCTATCG aAGCCACAGATCCGCTACAAAGGGCTGATGAGAAACTATAAGGACAAGGTGACCAGCCTGGCGGGACAGAAGCAGGAGGCCGAGGTCAAGCTGGTGTTGAACCTGTTCCAGTCCGTCCTGGATGGCTTCGTTCGCGGGGAGATGCGGAGAGAGGACTCCCTGCCCACTAAG ccttcaaaaaaagaaaagagttcATCAAAAGACAAGTTT GAAAGTGTCCTTGACCACACCCTCCGGACCTATCAGGTCAACATcatgcagtcatgtgaccagtgTGGCTCCTACATCTGGGGCATGGAGAAGGCCTTCATGTGCTGCT cTTGTAAAATGATTTGTCACAAGAAATGCTTGTCAAAGATCTCCACAGACTGTTCCACCCTTTGCGCCAAGAAA TATGACGGTGAAACTGACACTCTGCAGTTTGGAGTGCGAGTGTCCCTCCTGATCAGCAGCTCGAACCCAGTGCCCATCGTCATGGAGAAGATGTTGGGGCATGTGGAGATGAACGGGCTGTACACCGAGGGCATCTACCGGAAATCCGGCTCTGCGAGCCGTGCCAGGGAGCTGCATCAGGTGCTGGACAGCG aCGTGCAGAGTGTTTGCCTGGAGGACTATCCCATCCACACCATCACCAGTCTGGTGAAAAAGTGGCTGAGGGAGCTTCCTGACCCCCTGATGACCTTCACCCACTATGATGACTTCCTGCGGGCTGTAG agctgCCGGAAAAGCGTGAGAAGCTGCGCCGATTATACAAAGTGCTGGAGCAGCTTCCTCCTGCCAACTTCAACACTCTGGAGCGCCTCTTCTTCCACCTGGTCAT AGTGGCCAAAGAGGAGAAGCACAACCGCATGACCTCCAACTCGCTGGCCATCGTCTTTGCCCCCTGTCTCCTGCGCTCACCCAATACCTCTGACCCCTTCATGTGCATGAACGACATCGGGAAGACCACCAT